The genomic stretch GGTATAGCAGAGTGAAAGTGCACCGCCTAAACTCCAACCATGTAAAGAAAGCTGTTGTTGACCACTGTAGGCGCGAACTTGCTTTAGCATTTCAGGCATAAAAACTTTAATGTAAGTGCCGAAATTGTATTTTGCTTGGTGCCGAGTTGGGATGCCCCAGTCAATTAAATAGACATCAAAACCTTGCGCTAAAAAATAGCGTACAAAGCTACGCGTAGGAAACAAATCATAAATGAGCATGTTCACTGCTAGCGGCGGAACGATCACTAACGGTACGCGGTGCTTAGATATAAATGTGTCGGTCTCATTTCTATAATGGCGTAAACTAATAATTTCATGCTTATAAATCACATCAAAAGGTGTTTTTCCTGACAAGGCAATTTGAGGGCCTCTGAAAAAGAGATCTGATGCATTGATCAGCATGTGAGGTATTTTTTGACCAGCACGTGTCTGAAGAGATTTTTTAATAGACTGTAGCTGTGGAACGTTCTGACGAACTTTAAGCAATAAACTCATTGAATATAAAACCTATAAAGATGTTGCCCAGAGCAGTGACGAGCTGGTCTTTTACGGATATTAAATGGAATAAAAGATGAGTTCAGTGACCCAAAAGACAGGATTTTGCTTTAAATGTATCAAAAAGAATTATTTTTAAATAAGTTTGAGAGGTAATTATCTTAAATTTATAAAACTGTTATATATAATTAAAAATAAAAAAATTTTAAAACTCTATTCAAATTTAATCTTTAGCCAAATTTAAAAAAATAAAAAATATGTCGCCAAATGGTAATTTTTGTCGCCCAAAGAGGTTCTTCTATTAAGAATAATTAAATAATATTTCCTTTTCCAATAACAAAAAAAAGGAAACCCCAATGGTAACTTATGGCAATGATCAAAATGGTTTATGGCTAAAGTTTGATAATTTTACTTCAAATGATATTAGGCAAATTGAATATATAAATAATGTCTTATATGTCACTAATTATTCAGGAACTTACTATTCACTTAATTTTAATTCTCTTGCTAAAGCTCGCATGATTTTCAGTGATGGGGTCGAAAAACAGGTTTTATTTACAAGTGGGGGTAATGGTCTAAATATTTCTACTGCAAACAGTGAGTGGATTGTAGGCACAAATTTAGTCGATCAAATAAGTAGTGGTGCGGGAAATGATCGTCTATTTGGTGGAGTCGGAGACGATATTTATCAATTCAGCAAAGGGGACGGAATAGATAAAGTCACTGACTATAGTGGAAATAACACGATTCAGTTTATGGCGAGTAATTTGGCAGATCTATCTATACAAGGCAGTGGAAGTAATTTAGAAGTCAAATACTCTGATACTGATGCAGTATTAATTGAAGGGAATGTAAGTAGCTTTAAATTTTTAGATGGGACAACTGCCACACTCGATCAATTACTCACCAATAAAAATATTACACTCACTGGCACCAAAGGCAATGAAACGATTAATGGCTTTGCATCGAATGATATTATTAATGGACTTGAAGGTAATGATACCTTAAACGGAAATGCAGGAAACGATACGTTAAATGGTGGTGCTGGCGATGATAAGTTATATGGTGGAACTGGTAATGACTTAACTGTAGGTGGAATTGGAAACGATTGGTTAGCTTCAGGAAGTGGCGACGATACTTATCAATTTAGCAAAGGAGATGGTAACGATACCATTAACGATTATTCGGGTAAAAACACCATCCAAATTACCAATGTTTCTGCAAAAGATATTACATTCACAACGAATGTTAATAATGAGTTAGTCATTAATTATTCAGCAACGGATAGCATCACTTTAAAAGCCTATATTAACAACTACATTCTTTCAGATGGCGTAGTCCAAACCTATCAACAGTTTCTAACAGGAAAAACTGCAACGTGGAATGGGACTGATAACGCCGACAACTTTTCGGGTACTCTTCCAAATGATGTGATCACTGGAGGTAAAGGTAATGACACGTTAAATGGGCGGGAAGGTGACGACACTTATCGTTTTTCTTTAGGAGATGGGATAGACACAATTAATGGAGATTACTCAGGCAATAACACAATTGTGTTTACAGATGTTAAATCTACCGACGTTCAATACAGTTTTGATAAAACCACTTTAAATATTCAATACAGCGATAGTGATATTGTTAAGCTAACTGGCTATCTTGCCAACAATAATAAAAACTTTAGTATTCAATTTGCCGATGGCGTGACGATTGATCATGCCCAACTAGATCCGACGGTTGGAGTGAATTACTGGGTACGCGCGCTTGTTGCCACAACAAATAGTAATCCAGACTTTAAGTATATTTTCCCTTCAACCGCACCTGATTACCTACTCGATGCAAATGGTCAAGCACCTGCATGGTGGAGTCCTTTTAGCCAAGCTCAGCAAGACTTTATGACTCAGGTTTATCAGAAAGCTTCTGAGTTTTCAGCATTAACTTTTACGTTAACAGACAATGCATCACAGCTTAATACTGTTGCTGCATACCGCAATAGCACTGCGGCTACGGCTTATGCACAGTATCCAAGCGGAGCTTTTGTTGGTTCAGATGTGGCGTTTGGCCCTGATTTTTGGTTTGACCCAGCGGGTACTTGGGTAACTGCGAGTTATCCGCATGAGTTGGGGCATGCTTTAGGGTTACGTCATACTTTTGAAGGTTCCACTATTGATAGTTTCTCAAAAGAAGAAGACACACGGGCATGGTCAGTCATGTCGTATGACCGTACTGGTATGTCATATGATGGCTCTTTTGCGCCATTTGATGTTGCTGCTTTGCAAGCGATATATGGGGTGAATAGTTCCGCGCGTGCAGGTAATGATAGCTATGTGTTTGATAGCACTAAAGGCGTTTTAATATGGGATGGTGCAGGTGTCGATACAGTCAATGCAAGTAACGCTACACAAGCCGCTACTATCGATCTTAATCAGGGCGGCTGGAGTTATATTGGTGAAAAATCTTCTCATATATCAACTGCAAATCAATTGAGCATCAACCTTGGTACTCAAATCGAAAATGCAATTGGCGGTGCTTACGATGATATTTTAGTCGGTAACAGTTTAGCTAACCGTTTAGAAGGTGGCGCTGGCAACGACACTTTAAAAGGAAATTGGGGAGACGATGTTCTATTGGGCGGTGCCGGAAATGACGCACTTGATGGAGGAAAAGGTGCAGATAGCCTGATTGGTGGAACGGGTGACGATACTTATTATGTAGACAATGTAGGTGATAGCATTGTAGAGAATACTAGTGAGGGGAATGATAAAGTAATCTCCGATATAAATTATACCTTAGGAGATAACCTAGAAAACCTCACTTTAAATGGCACGGATAATTTAAACGGCAACGGGAATACGCTTAATAACTTAATCACTGGTAATGCTGGTAACAACATTTTAAATGGATTTGCTGGAAATGACACATTAAACGGTGGTGAAGGAAACGACACTTTAGATGGTGGAGTCGGCAATGATAGCCTCAATGGCGGAATTGGGATTGATACGTTGATTGGAGGTTTGGGTGATGACATCTATTATGTTGATAATGTAAATGATGTCATTATCGAGAAAATTAATGAAGGATTCGAGACCATTAACTCAACTGTGAGTTATGCATTAGATAGCGGCAATGCACTTAATAATTTGAATCTGTTGGGAACAGACAACATTGATGGAACGGGTAATGGAAATGGTAATACCATTGTTGGGAACAGTGGTAATAACATTTTAAGTGGTGGTACCAACAATGACGTTCTAAATGGCGGTGCGGGTAATGACATTTTAAATGGTGGAAAAGATAACGATACTTTGATTGGTGGTTTAGGCTCTGACACTGCGTTATATAAACTATTAAATACAAACGATGTAACGGGTGGTAACGGAGCTGATATTTGGAAAGACTTTAAAGTCGGCAATACTTTAACTGACAGTGAAGCTGACAAAATTGATATTAGTGAACTGCTCATTAATTATGCCAATGGCAGTACTGTAAACTCTATTTTTTCTTATCTCTCATTAGACCTCAATGGAAATAACAGTATTTTAAGCATTGACCGAGATGGTGCAGGGACCGTTTATAACAGTACCTCATTTTTAACCTTAAATAATGTCAACACTACTTTAAATACTTTATGGGACAACCATCAGATTCTTGTCTAAATGAATAGTATGTAAGTGGCTAACTAACTTTAAAAAGATGCTTAGGTGAGATGGCTTAAGCATTTTTTTAATAGTAGCGAAATGCAATCAATTACAAGATAAGTGATTAAACCTTAGAAAAATAAATTCATTGAATTGTATTCAATGAAACAATGAAGGAATAAAAAATGGGAATTCTAGCTAAAGTCTTTGATCGAGGTGCTCACTTTCCTGTGCGCCATATGAGTTTTAATTTTAATCAGTCTCAAGCTACTTTATTTAAGGATAACCCTTGGGGAGAGTACTGGCTGGCAACTTTGTCTGCTATGTTTCCTGCGGGTGAGCGATTTTTTGTACATAGTGTAAGAAACTTACAAAATCAGGCTAAAACAGAGCGACTTCAAAAAGATATTGCAGCCTTTATTGGACAAGAGGCGATGCATGCCAAAGAACATGAACATCTGAACCAACTTATACAGTCATCTGGACTCGATACCGAGCCTGTTTCAGCCAATGTGGAATGGTTAATGGCTAGGCTGAAAAAATATTTCACACCAACCCAGCAATTAGCAATTACTTCGGCTGCTGAACATTTTACGGCCATTATTGCACGGCAGATTATGAGACGTTCCGATTTGCAGGAGCGTTTATCGAGTAATGAAACTTTAAAAAATATCTGGTTATGGCATGCGGTAGAAGAAAGCGAACATAAAAGTGTGGCCTTCGATTTATATCAAGATGTCTCTGGGGGCAATTTCATTCGGCTTCTTGTGATGCCATTTGTGACTTTATATATGGCAGGAATAATGGCAGCGGGTACGGTGTATTTGGGCATAACTCACTTTTCCGCATGGAAGTTACTCCACTTAAAAGAATTTAATGCATTAATTCTTGGAAGGAATGGTTTTTTAAGTACTTTATGGAAAGATTATTTGGACTATTACAAATTAGATTTTCATCCAGAACAACACGACTCAAAAGCTTTGGAAGAGCGCACTAAAGCACAGCTTGGGTTTTAATAGATTTATTTTAAATGTCCAATCGTAAGAGATTGGACATTTAGGCTGAAAAACTGATGAATTAGGTTCTTTCAGAATCTAGCATTTCATTGTTTTTAACAACATCTTGCGCTTTTTGATAGCTTTCGATGAGCATTTGGTATGGTGGGAAAATTGCACTATAGGCAGCTGCAAAGTCTGCCGCATCACTACGATGCCATGTTTTTTGTAGCTCTGAACACACAGCCGCTGTATCAATTGGCACCACGCCAGCTTGCACAACTCGAGCTAATGTAATTTCTTGAGCCATTTTTGAATATGTTCCAGATGCATCAATCACCGCAAAGACTTGGAAACCTTCAGCAACTGCACTGATACTTGGGAAAGCCATACATACGCTGGTAATAGTACCTGCAATAATCAGTTGTTTTTTACCTGTTGCTTTGACTGCTTCAACAAAGTCAGGGTTATCCCAAGCATTAATTTGACCTTTACGGGCAACATATTGTGCATGAGGAGCAAACTGGTGAATTTCTGGAATTAAGGGACCATTTGGACCTTGAGGAACAGAAGCAGTGGTAATCACTGGCACATTACATAGCGTTGCAACTTTAGCCAGAGTAACCACATTTGCACGTAACTCAGGAACAGTAAGATCTTTTACAGTTTGAAATAAGCCACTTTGATGATCGATTAGTAGCATTGCGACATTATTTGGGTCGATTACGGGTGCTTGACCGTTAAAATTTGCTGGTGTACTCATTTTATGCTCCACTTTATTTCGATAAATTTAAAGTTGGAAGGATGACTAAATAAAACAGGGGGATAGCTGTTTTTGTATAGTTATTCACTTCTTGTTTAATTAAGATATAACGAAAATATGAGCCTAGAAGCTGCCGAAATTTGATTTTAGTGTTCTATTATTTGAACAATAAGAGGTAGGAAATGCAGGATTTAAACGATCTATATTACTTTGCAAAAATTGTTGAATATGGTGGTTATTCTGCTGCTGCTAGAGCGCTCGATATTCCAAAATCTAAACTCAGCCGAAGAGTTGCACTTTTAGAAGAAAGACTCGGTGTACGTTTATTGCATCGTTCCACTAGACAATTTAGTGTGACTGAACTCGGCCAACAATATTATCAATACTGTCACGCGATTTTGATCGATGCTGAAAATGCCCAAGAATTTATTGATTTAAACCAGTCAGAGCCGCGTGGAACGATTCGGGTGTCTTGTCCGCCTGCGTTATTGCATCATCACATGGGCGAGTTTCTGACTAAATTTATGCTGCAATTCCCAAAAATAAAAATCTATATTGATGTGACCAACCGAAATGTTGATGTCTTAAATGAAGGAATTGATATTGCTTTTCGTGTTCGCTATCCGCCCCTCAAAGATAGTGGTTTGGTCATGAAAAAATTTGTGACCAGTGATCAGTGTTTAGTCGCGCACCCTCGTGTTTTGTCTAAGCAGCCGATACCTCAAACTTTAGATGAATTGCATCAGTTCAGAACTATTGGGCTTGGTAATGCAGAACAACAAAGTGTGTGGGTACTTCATCATCAGGAGCATGGAACAACTCATTTCCAGCATGACCCAGATTTAATTGTGAATGACATGACCGGGGTATTACAGGCTGTTATTCATGGCTTAGGTATTGCTCCTTTACCGATTATGATGGCTCACGAATATATTTTGCGTAAAGAACTGATTGTGGTTTTACCTGAATGGAAACCTACAAGCGGTATTGTCCATGCGGCTTATGCTTCTAGAAAAGGATTGTTACCTGCCATTAAAAGGCTGCTGGATTTTTTAGAAGAACAGTTTAATCAACTCGATAAAGACTTGTTAGGTTATCGATAACTAAATTAAAAGCAGTAAAGAACTTAAATTTTGATTATTTTTTATAGAGTAACTTTATGAAAAATAAATAGAAATTAATATGATTTCATATTGTCGTGAAAAGGTCAGTTATGTCGTGAAATGAAGTTCTCCTCAAGAAGTTAAGTGGTTAATCTCTGGCTGATAAATCATCGCAGTCCTGTGAAATATTTATCAAAAAAACAGTCATAACACCCTAAATACTTCTAAATATTTGAAGGAGATAAACATGTATAAAAAAAATATTGGGGGACTAATTAATGCTCTAGCATTAGTTATATACAGTTCTTCAGTCATGGCAGCAGATAACTCAAGTTCTTTTGTAAAACTAGAATTTACCGTCACCAAACCTTTCCTTTTTTTCTCACAGACATCAGGTAATACTTGTGGAGGAGTATTAATTCGCAATGATGTAGTTTTAACGGCGGCACATTGTACGGCGGCAGTTTGGGGTGATAGTGCGAATCAAGGCTATACACTTGGTGGGACGGTGAAATATGGGGCGAGTTTTTTATCTCAAGTTCAAGCAGCATCTTTTAAAAAAGATGAAGGCTGGGTTGAGATTCCTGATGTAGACATCGCTTTAATACGCCTATCTCACCCTATTGATAATAATAGCGGTGCAACCGTAGCCAAAATTCCAGCCGCATGTAGTCAAACTGAAGCAAGGCAAAATATTGGGCGTGGTGATGTAACGGCTTATTTAGGTCGTAGTAGTACGGGTGCGGCCTTACCTGAAAATTTATATGGCACTTCATATATCAATATTCGAGATGTAGGCTCTTCACCATTAGCACGAGGGATTTACTACAAAGCAACCGCGTCTATGAATGCAGGGGATTCTGGTGGTCCTTGGCTGTCAGATGATAATACCTTAATTGGTATTAATAACGGTATTGCGGGTACTGATAAATACGGTGCTGTAATCTGTCAGTATACTCATCAAATCAATGATGTATTGGTGAAATGGTCAGCAGCCGGAAACCAGACTGGAGCAGTAACACCACCAACTACACCGCCGTCAGTAGAGCCAACGACTCAACCGCCAGTAACAAATCCACCAACACCTTCACAGCCGACAACTGAACCTAAAACTACCGATAACGTTGTTTTTAGTTTCTTTAACTGGCTTGCTTCATTATTTGGTTTTTAATTCGTACTTATTAAAAGATCAAGATACTTCGGTATCTTGATCTTTTTTTACTTAGATTGAATGAGTTTATTAAGCGACCACTTTAATTACTTTAGTTGTGGTGTCGTAGTCTTTCAAATTGACGTGATGCAGCTTATGTTTAATCACAAAACCAAACTCGGGCCAAATAATATGGTTACGACCCGCATCATCTAGATAATAGCTTTTACAAACATCTGGTCTTACCGGCATTTTAGCCAATCGCTTATCTATACGGTCATTAAAACGTTTTTGAACATCTGCTTTGACTTCAATACGGTCCAGACGTTGCTGCTGTATTAACTTCACCATTTTTGCGGTATAAACGGATTGCTGCTCAGCGGTCCACATCACTGAACCCACGGTGTTTTGAGAGTTTGGACCTAGCATCATAAACATGTTAGGGAAACCATGAATTGACATGCCCATGTATGCACGCGGTTGACGCTGCCATACCTCGCTTAAACTGCGGCCTGCTGCACCTTTAATAATTTTATAAATCGCAGGTTCTGCGACAGCATAGCCAGTACCAAAAATAATGGTATCTACTTTAATTTCTTTGCCGTCTTCACCGACTACACCATTTTCAGTGATATGAGATAAGCCCTGAAAGAGGACAGTCACATTTGGTTTGGCTAAAGCCATATACCAGTTATTAGAAAACATTGGGCGCTTACAACCTAAGGTATGCGTAGGTGTTAATGCCTTACGCATTTCTGGGTCTTTAACACCTAAAAAGATATTTAACTTTCCTAAGGCATGCAGTTTTCTCATAATATTTTCATTCATGAAAATAGGAAGTGAAGGTTCTAGACTCCACAGCGCACTTTCACGAATAATTTTTTCTAAAATTGGCGCTTTCTTAAATGTAACTTTTACAATATTTGGAACGGCAAAGTCCGGTTTTGGTAAAACCCATGAAGGCGTACGTTGGAAACTATAAAGATGGCCGACTTTAGGCTGAATGGCTGGTAAAAACTGAATAGCTGAAGCGCCGCTACCGATCACAGCTACTTTTTCACCTGTTAAATCATGCTCATGATTCCACTTACCTGAGTGAAACATAGTGCCTTTAAACTTTTCTTGACCCGGGAAGCTCGGCATTTTTGCTTCGCCAATAAAACCTGTCGCAGGTACAAAGATTTTTGCACTATATTTTTTACCATCACGTGTGCTAATGAGCCAGCGATTTAAGTCATTATTCCATTCAGCATGCGTGACTTCGGTGTTAAGTTTAATCTGGTTCACAATCTCAAACTTATAAGCCACATCTTCTAAATATTGTCGAATTTCGGCTTGAGGCGCATAGGTTCGTGACCAGTTTGGATTTGGAGCAAATCCTAGAGAATACATTTCACTCGGTACGTCACAAAATAGGCCTGGGTAATCATTTAATGCCCATGTGCCACCAATACGGCTAGCCATATCTAAAATGACAACGTTTTTAATTCCTTGCTCTTTTAACTTGATGCAAGTACTTAAACCTGAGGGACCAGCTCCAATAATAAGTACATCTACAAGTTGAGTTGGGGTAGAGGGTTTGACTAATTTATTCATAGAAAAATCCTGAAATAAAGTATAAATAACTTGACTGATA from Acinetobacter pittii encodes the following:
- a CDS encoding M10 family metallopeptidase C-terminal domain-containing protein gives rise to the protein MVTYGNDQNGLWLKFDNFTSNDIRQIEYINNVLYVTNYSGTYYSLNFNSLAKARMIFSDGVEKQVLFTSGGNGLNISTANSEWIVGTNLVDQISSGAGNDRLFGGVGDDIYQFSKGDGIDKVTDYSGNNTIQFMASNLADLSIQGSGSNLEVKYSDTDAVLIEGNVSSFKFLDGTTATLDQLLTNKNITLTGTKGNETINGFASNDIINGLEGNDTLNGNAGNDTLNGGAGDDKLYGGTGNDLTVGGIGNDWLASGSGDDTYQFSKGDGNDTINDYSGKNTIQITNVSAKDITFTTNVNNELVINYSATDSITLKAYINNYILSDGVVQTYQQFLTGKTATWNGTDNADNFSGTLPNDVITGGKGNDTLNGREGDDTYRFSLGDGIDTINGDYSGNNTIVFTDVKSTDVQYSFDKTTLNIQYSDSDIVKLTGYLANNNKNFSIQFADGVTIDHAQLDPTVGVNYWVRALVATTNSNPDFKYIFPSTAPDYLLDANGQAPAWWSPFSQAQQDFMTQVYQKASEFSALTFTLTDNASQLNTVAAYRNSTAATAYAQYPSGAFVGSDVAFGPDFWFDPAGTWVTASYPHELGHALGLRHTFEGSTIDSFSKEEDTRAWSVMSYDRTGMSYDGSFAPFDVAALQAIYGVNSSARAGNDSYVFDSTKGVLIWDGAGVDTVNASNATQAATIDLNQGGWSYIGEKSSHISTANQLSINLGTQIENAIGGAYDDILVGNSLANRLEGGAGNDTLKGNWGDDVLLGGAGNDALDGGKGADSLIGGTGDDTYYVDNVGDSIVENTSEGNDKVISDINYTLGDNLENLTLNGTDNLNGNGNTLNNLITGNAGNNILNGFAGNDTLNGGEGNDTLDGGVGNDSLNGGIGIDTLIGGLGDDIYYVDNVNDVIIEKINEGFETINSTVSYALDSGNALNNLNLLGTDNIDGTGNGNGNTIVGNSGNNILSGGTNNDVLNGGAGNDILNGGKDNDTLIGGLGSDTALYKLLNTNDVTGGNGADIWKDFKVGNTLTDSEADKIDISELLINYANGSTVNSIFSYLSLDLNGNNSILSIDRDGAGTVYNSTSFLTLNNVNTTLNTLWDNHQILV
- a CDS encoding metal-dependent hydrolase, whose amino-acid sequence is MGILAKVFDRGAHFPVRHMSFNFNQSQATLFKDNPWGEYWLATLSAMFPAGERFFVHSVRNLQNQAKTERLQKDIAAFIGQEAMHAKEHEHLNQLIQSSGLDTEPVSANVEWLMARLKKYFTPTQQLAITSAAEHFTAIIARQIMRRSDLQERLSSNETLKNIWLWHAVEESEHKSVAFDLYQDVSGGNFIRLLVMPFVTLYMAGIMAAGTVYLGITHFSAWKLLHLKEFNALILGRNGFLSTLWKDYLDYYKLDFHPEQHDSKALEERTKAQLGF
- a CDS encoding hydrolase — protein: MSTPANFNGQAPVIDPNNVAMLLIDHQSGLFQTVKDLTVPELRANVVTLAKVATLCNVPVITTASVPQGPNGPLIPEIHQFAPHAQYVARKGQINAWDNPDFVEAVKATGKKQLIIAGTITSVCMAFPSISAVAEGFQVFAVIDASGTYSKMAQEITLARVVQAGVVPIDTAAVCSELQKTWHRSDAADFAAAYSAIFPPYQMLIESYQKAQDVVKNNEMLDSERT
- a CDS encoding LysR substrate-binding domain-containing protein, which gives rise to MQDLNDLYYFAKIVEYGGYSAAARALDIPKSKLSRRVALLEERLGVRLLHRSTRQFSVTELGQQYYQYCHAILIDAENAQEFIDLNQSEPRGTIRVSCPPALLHHHMGEFLTKFMLQFPKIKIYIDVTNRNVDVLNEGIDIAFRVRYPPLKDSGLVMKKFVTSDQCLVAHPRVLSKQPIPQTLDELHQFRTIGLGNAEQQSVWVLHHQEHGTTHFQHDPDLIVNDMTGVLQAVIHGLGIAPLPIMMAHEYILRKELIVVLPEWKPTSGIVHAAYASRKGLLPAIKRLLDFLEEQFNQLDKDLLGYR
- a CDS encoding trypsin-like serine protease, translating into MYKKNIGGLINALALVIYSSSVMAADNSSSFVKLEFTVTKPFLFFSQTSGNTCGGVLIRNDVVLTAAHCTAAVWGDSANQGYTLGGTVKYGASFLSQVQAASFKKDEGWVEIPDVDIALIRLSHPIDNNSGATVAKIPAACSQTEARQNIGRGDVTAYLGRSSTGAALPENLYGTSYINIRDVGSSPLARGIYYKATASMNAGDSGGPWLSDDNTLIGINNGIAGTDKYGAVICQYTHQINDVLVKWSAAGNQTGAVTPPTTPPSVEPTTQPPVTNPPTPSQPTTEPKTTDNVVFSFFNWLASLFGF
- a CDS encoding flavin-containing monooxygenase; translated protein: MNKLVKPSTPTQLVDVLIIGAGPSGLSTCIKLKEQGIKNVVILDMASRIGGTWALNDYPGLFCDVPSEMYSLGFAPNPNWSRTYAPQAEIRQYLEDVAYKFEIVNQIKLNTEVTHAEWNNDLNRWLISTRDGKKYSAKIFVPATGFIGEAKMPSFPGQEKFKGTMFHSGKWNHEHDLTGEKVAVIGSGASAIQFLPAIQPKVGHLYSFQRTPSWVLPKPDFAVPNIVKVTFKKAPILEKIIRESALWSLEPSLPIFMNENIMRKLHALGKLNIFLGVKDPEMRKALTPTHTLGCKRPMFSNNWYMALAKPNVTVLFQGLSHITENGVVGEDGKEIKVDTIIFGTGYAVAEPAIYKIIKGAAGRSLSEVWQRQPRAYMGMSIHGFPNMFMMLGPNSQNTVGSVMWTAEQQSVYTAKMVKLIQQQRLDRIEVKADVQKRFNDRIDKRLAKMPVRPDVCKSYYLDDAGRNHIIWPEFGFVIKHKLHHVNLKDYDTTTKVIKVVA